CTATATTCTAAGCTTGCATACAACAAATACAACTAAGAGCAGTCCCAAATTAAAACTAACATAAAGTGCAAATCTTGTTACTGTTCTATATAAGATTTTCCAGCAGGTAGCTGTGTAGTTTAAGTGTAAGTAGACGAAGACAAAACTGTATCAGAAATACTAAGAGTTAAGAGTACCTGTATAGTGACAAGAGCCAACTGTCCAGGGTAACTTGAAACAATTGATCGAAATGTGGATGTTGCATTTGTTGAAACAAAATATCTGACAGAAAGAAACACCTGCGTCATTAATGCTAATTGCCAAAATATAGAAGCCAAAAAGTCCAAAACAAAATTACAAGAGTACCAGATTAATTCATATAGTggttagaaataaataaaaagatttCTCAGAAGAACCTTATATTTAAGGATTACGAACTGCAAGCAAGAACATACCCTTGTTATTTAGACAGTATGGTGTTTGAACTTGATAGCATAGCGACATCTGTATAAAGTGTCACTACATGAGAtcatcacaaaaaaaatatatcttagATTTTATAAACCATCATCTGTAAAGTCAACTCTAGGATCCCTTCGCAAATAGTCAATCTAGTTCCAGAATAGCCACATAGGAGAAGGGGTACTTCCAGTCAAGGTGGGCAGGTGGGCAGAGAGCCAGAGACAAGATAGTTCGTTACTTTGTTTCAGTCGTTTTATGAGCACACTAGTTGCTGGAAATGAGAGTCTGGGACCACTCGcgtgaacaaaaaaaaagggcgaGGAGAGAACAAGCAACATGTCTACACTTCTACCAACTAAAAACAGATCTGTAGTTTGTAGAGATGCTTACAGATTCCTTTTGTCAACTGAAGCAACATCCCGAAGGCACCTTACAACAAGCTACATGAAAAGCAAGTCAAAAGGAGCTTGATCACTTATGTTAATAGAAACTACAGGGCAGTTATTACCTTTTTATTCATCTCAAGCCCAAGAAAATTGGAGCCTTCCCAGTCTCTAGCCatttgaaaaagaaataaacCATTTCCTGCACAAATAGAAAAGAACTCAAAAGGGTGAGAGAATGAGAAATGTGATCCCACAAAATTCAACTAATATTCTCTATAGTAAGACGGATGTTATACATGTATTCATTCACTCTGGCAAAACAGCAAGCCAATCAGGCAGTCGCACTAAGGAATGAATTATACTTTGTGCTTACTAGTCACTACAGAAGAGAAACTGAGATTTAAGATCTTCTAAAAATGGGAAACTTGTACTGGAAGAGGAATATTGATATGCGATGTGAAAAGTTTTGAGTATTTCAATGCTATATGAGTTCACAGAAAATGAATGGAACCGTTAACAGACAATGCAGCTTAAAGAGGTTCTGCCGAACCAAAAATCATTACATTGGTGTAAATCAGCTAAAACCTATAATAACTGGAATTAGTACAAAGACACCACAAATAATTAAAAGGGAAGGTTCCTCCCAGTTTGTATTCATTGGATAGCACATACTGATCACTTTATCAGAGATTGAACATTGTAGTAGGGAGACCTACCACTTCCAATATCAACCACTAACGGTTGTGAAGAATCAGAAAAGATAGCATTCCATGGTATCTGATAGGGATAACTCTGAAAAAATATGAGggtattttattttaatgacCAGCAATAAGGATCAGTACAACAAATAAGGCACTTTGTAATATTCCACTTCAGAAAACTAATGCAGTGTTAGTTGGTAAAAATATGGACCTGCTGGCAGAAATTATTCAGTAGAAGACATGACAATAGGTCCATCACTGTTCAGATTATATGCAAATCATTACCCATTTAGAAGACCATGAACAGTCACTAGAAATCCCTGAGCGGAGTACTCCTGACTAAGTGGATATTTGTCATTCACTACACAAACACACATTGTTAAAGGGTTATTTTACAGGCATTAttaaaaagaatttcaatgCTTGATTCCCTGTATTTAGTGTAATTTGTGAGTTCTGAAGCTGCACATTCTAGACTTGAAATATAAATGGTGTGTAAAGTACTGTAAAAAGGACAATGCCGTAGCATTAGTTCATATAGAGGAGAAAAATGCCATGTTAGATGTTTGAATATGCTTTCATTAACTCAGATATTAACCTGGCAGATTGTTGAAGCTTTTATACATGCCATTTGAAGATATCGTGCTCTCATCACAAGGTCCAAAGTAGGATCACTTGGATATTAGACGTTTAATAGTATAGGAATGCAAATTTGTTCTGGAATGCTGGGAACATTAGGGCCTCGGACTAAATTTTTGTCCACATATGTTTTACAGTAGAATTTGTTGTCATGCATTGCCGAAAGGGAATAAGCATTCTAGACAATGACTTACTTTATCCAATGCTGCAACACCAGGCAATATTTTTCCTTTCAGGAATTCCAAAACAACAGATGCATTTTTAAATGTTGTATATTTTGATGATGATCCTGATATTCCTTTTACTGCCTTGCATGCTGCACTCCCCACTAAAATAACATCGCAGCTATCATGGCTTGCCTTGTCCAGTATCCTGCCCAACTGTGCTGCCCCACCAGAAAACTCTTCTGTTAAATCAAAACATGTTGGCCCAATCCATAGGACCTTCTGAGACATAGAAAACAAATGAATGTGATAAGTTTTCTAGGAATAAAAAAAGATTATCCTGAGAATTAAGATATATAAGATGATAACAACAAAAGAAACCTCAATGACGCATGAATCATGATGTCATAGAAAAGTCAACTTGAGCACTTCACATAAATTATCACTTATCAATTATAATGCTGCTCTCAAGTTGCCTGAAGTGTATTATTATGTCTAGTACTTCAATGTGTTGACTTCTTTCTCATTTGTAAACTGAGTCTAAGACTGAGAACTTATGGGACGTGTCGATGCCACAAAACAAGGTGTGGTGTGTACACCATGTAGTTTTTGGTATTTCCAAGCTAAAATAATGTAGAATCAACTACAGAAACATGAAGGTTTGTGAAATACTTTAGAGCATAAATTATTTTGATGTATTGTTTCTATGTGTTACACAGAGTAGCACAAATACTTTTTATTGCTCAGTTACACTAACTGAAGGGAAATATTCATCAATACTCTTTTCTTACCTTGTATAATGGCATTAACGAGGAAATTTTCTCCAATGTTGATGGCCCTATATCAGCTGGTGTCCAGCCTAAAGAAATTAATCATAGAAGGAAAAACAGGTATCAGAAAGCTTCACTATTATTGTATGATTTATGTAAACAACTAATACTTTGAAATATAAGTTGTTCAAAAGGATGAAAATGATGTATTACAAACAGGATGTTAACACTAATTAAGGAAATTGTTGCAGTGTATGAGTTGTCAAGAAATAGGGCATTCCTATTGAAAACATGTGAACGAAAATCAGAGAAATGACTAGTATATTCACCAGGCAATAGTTCAGCAGAGTCGAGAATTTCCAACTTTTCATGATTGTTGTTCTTGTTGTTCAAACACCAGGTGTCAGTTGGATAATAAATAGGAATATTCCTGTTATGAGCTGTTTGTATAAGTTGTAGCACTTCCTTAGTTGAATTCTTTTCTACAAAACAAGAGGGCACTGGTATTCCAAAGCCATTCATTATTTGCAATGACAATTTGCCAACAAAGAATAATCCATCACATAGAGAGGCTAACAGATTCAGAGCAGGTGCCTTTCCCAAGAAGTTACTGCCTCCAATCTGCAATAACCAGAACAGTGTCAGAGTGAGATCAATATCGTTGTTGAAGAAATACTACTaagactttaaaaaaaaaaaacactcccAGTGCAAAGCATGAATCTTGCTTTCATATAGTATACCAAAAGAGGTTCTTTCCGGTCCCTGAGGAGGACCATGATACACCACACTTTCTAGTATTAAGTTGTAGTGCATCCTGATTCATTCCTCTAACGTACCAAGAGATACTACAAATTGACACTAGATGGTGTGGTACCTCGTGCTTCCCCCTCAACGACTGTAAAAGAAGTCTCTTATAGAAAACATTTTCTAGGATAAAGGTTCTGGCCTTTGCTATTCAGCTGTCATTTGTGAACTGTTATGATCACTAGCCATCAAGCATTTACAAATTCTTGACCAGTCCCCTAAAAAGATGACACTAACAAAACCACTGAGCATTTATCTGTTATCTATAATGAACATAACATGACAATCAATTGAACATGCATTATGATATCTCCTAGcatcccttttttttctaataaaatatCAGAAATAAACAGCTTTCAATAATTAGCATGTCGGCTTTTCTGTAGTACCTATTCTTGCTTTGACCCCTAGTGTACAGAGTACAGACCAGGGTCAGAGTGTAAAGTAATAAGATTATGTTTGTACAGCTTTAAAGAGAAATGCAACTATAATAATCTGCTATCGTGCAAAAAAGCTAAAGCATATACTTACACATAAGGATTGGTTGTCAATTGCGTCTAACTACGCAGGCTTACTGTTGTGAAGAATAGAAAAAAGAATACTTGGTTATCATGTATGTACTTAACAAAACACACCGTCAACACAGAAATTAACTTAGCTTTTCAACAAGGAGGAACAGAAGTACAAAGCAGGTTGGAACAACGTATTCTGTAACTCTCTCCCTTAATCAGTTTATTTTACAACAGAAAAGTGGACAGATTCAAAATAAGCATGTCAAACTATAAGAGCtgaatattgtaaaatagaaactaaaaataaaaaacttttAGGGCTAAAACTTGTAGTTAGTTCCTTTACTATGTAGTATGTACTGTAAAGAAAACAAAGACTAATTATTACTATTGCAATGAATGGGCGCCTTGTGGTGTCCGTGATCTTTCTCAATTGCATAAGCTCCTCCTCAAAATGGAAACCAGCAAGGGATGCATGGCAGAAGCGAGTGATGCCAACAGTAGATGCTAGCATCTTATGAGACAGTGAGAAAGAATCATTGACAAAGATTGCAGCACCTGAAGCGAGCTTCTGAGAAAAATCATTGCAGTTTGCATTTTCTCCTTTGAAGTTCAAAAGATTTTCAAACAAAATAATGTCATTCTGCATCCACCCTTCTGGCTTAAATGATGTTAAACCAGGCACACCATTTACTGGGACCACTTTTACTTGAAGAAGCGATGACATATAGTCTGACAATCAACATTTATGACAGATTATTTTAAATAATCGATATGAAAGAAACAAGCTATTCTGATTTGCAATTCtagctaaaaaaaaattgtatataaCACTATTTTTCGATAATGGTATATAACACTATAGTTGATTAAAACAAAAAACATATTACAATGAGTCAGAAGTCATAAAAAATCAAACCAATTTATAATCATTGACATGGAAAATATAACAAGTGAGAAATACAGTGTCCACGGTATGCATCAGAGATATCTACTGCATAAGAATTCAATAGCAATGCTTCTCAGTTTCCCAAGATGAAGATATTTTCAGGTGTATgaataaaatctaaaatattTGCATTGGTTTCAAAAACATGTCATGTGTGTCCTGAAATGATGCATAATTAAATGTCCTGGCATATTAGCATCAAAActgaaaatatgtttttatcCTGGCCTGAAAAAACTTATGTCTGTATCTTTTTTTTGAACGAGTCGGCACTTAGAGTgcgccaatttcattgaatatagcaGGAGAAAAACTGCACATTGAATATatacaaaaagaaaaggagagctATAGTATTATGAGTATCATTTAAAATTAGCATGCGAATCATGAATCAACTGACCAGCAAAAGTTTCAGTTGACTTGAGTACTGGGTAAACAGATTGAAGAACAGGAGTCCAACTGGTGACCAGAAGCACTTTTGCTCCAGCTTTTTGCAAGTATTTGATAGTTGACACAGTCCTTTCCAGCGACAAACTACATGATCCTAGAGGATTA
Above is a window of Oryza sativa Japonica Group chromosome 10, ASM3414082v1 DNA encoding:
- the LOC4348728 gene encoding uncharacterized protein, whose translation is MQKACSVQLLRPSRSRRRESWPQSGGSVVTGRPCYLRGSRGLSRLNGMVLCFQPPQSASVVHLEGEDKYSCIDHSTSYLHVQSVRDFPIEKLNAEVVLVRLDSELICNPLGSCSLSLERTVSTIKYLQKAGAKVLLVTSWTPVLQSVYPVLKSTETFADYMSSLLQVKVVPVNGVPGLTSFKPEGWMQNDIILFENLLNFKGENANCNDFSQKLASGAAIFVNDSFSLSHKMLASTVGITRFCHASLAGFHFEEELMQLRKITDTTRRPFIAIIGGSNFLGKAPALNLLASLCDGLFFVGKLSLQIMNGFGIPVPSCFVEKNSTKEVLQLIQTAHNRNIPIYYPTDTWCLNNKNNNHEKLEILDSAELLPGWTPADIGPSTLEKISSLMPLYKKVLWIGPTCFDLTEEFSGGAAQLGRILDKASHDSCDVILVGSAACKAVKGISGSSSKYTTFKNASVVLEFLKGKILPGVAALDKSYPYQIPWNAIFSDSSQPLVVDIGSGNGLFLFQMARDWEGSNFLGLEMNKKLVVRCLRDVASVDKRNLYFVSTNATSTFRSIVSSYPGQLALVTIQCPNPDFNREQNRWRMVRRMLVEAIADLLQPNGKVYLQSDVESVLLRMKEQFMTHGKGQLVVDDDGGGDHQMDNPFGAASDWERHVLARGAPMYRTMLRKV